One genomic window of Thermococcus indicus includes the following:
- a CDS encoding nucleotide-binding protein, giving the protein MQLVIASGKGGVGKSTVTASLLYLLKDEYRFVAVDADADAPNLDLLLGVERWEEERELVGAKVARINTESCIRCGICQERCPYDCIKVIDGDYVVSELTCEGCNVCGLVCPVPGTISLDEVRSGVVRKTTTRYGFPLISAQLDVGRPNSGKLVTEEKEWAKKLMGELGLKHMIVDSAAGIGCQVIASIGGADLTILVAEPTPASLSDVQRAYKVVQHFRQPAYLIINKADFNPGFTKLREWAEAGGIPILGEIPYDRAIPRSMSMLKPFVEAFPDSKAADAMREIAERVKEEILK; this is encoded by the coding sequence ATGCAGCTGGTCATAGCGAGCGGCAAGGGAGGCGTTGGAAAGAGCACGGTTACGGCCTCGCTCCTCTACCTGCTGAAGGACGAGTACCGGTTCGTTGCTGTTGATGCAGATGCGGACGCGCCGAACCTCGACCTGCTCCTCGGCGTGGAGCGCTGGGAGGAGGAGAGGGAGCTGGTAGGGGCGAAGGTGGCAAGGATAAACACGGAGAGCTGCATAAGGTGCGGCATCTGCCAGGAGCGCTGCCCCTACGACTGCATTAAAGTCATAGACGGCGACTACGTTGTCAGCGAGCTGACCTGTGAGGGCTGCAACGTCTGCGGTCTGGTCTGTCCGGTTCCGGGGACGATAAGTCTCGACGAGGTTCGCTCTGGAGTCGTCAGAAAGACGACCACCCGCTACGGCTTCCCGCTGATTTCGGCCCAGCTCGACGTCGGCAGGCCCAACAGCGGAAAGCTCGTTACCGAGGAGAAGGAGTGGGCGAAGAAGCTCATGGGCGAGCTCGGCCTGAAGCACATGATTGTAGACAGCGCCGCCGGAATCGGCTGTCAGGTCATAGCGAGCATAGGCGGGGCCGATTTAACGATACTCGTGGCGGAGCCTACTCCCGCTTCCCTTAGCGACGTGCAGAGGGCCTACAAGGTCGTTCAGCACTTCAGGCAGCCGGCTTACCTCATCATCAACAAGGCCGACTTCAATCCCGGCTTCACTAAGCTCAGGGAGTGGGCTGAAGCCGGGGGAATCCCGATACTCGGAGAAATACCCTACGACAGGGCCATTCCGAGGAGCATGAGCATGCTCAAGCCCTTCGTCGAGGCCTTCCCCGACTCAAAGGCGGCCGACGCGATGAGGGAGATAGCCGAGAGGGTCAAGGAAGAGATACTCAAGTGA
- a CDS encoding nucleotide-binding protein, which yields MQIAVSGGKGGTGKSTVAINLAIALRERYDLVLADLDVEAPNDHLLLGVELANEEPVELFMPRFDYQKCTRCRKCAEVCEEHAIITMRDGTPFLMPNLCSGCAACEIVCPVPGAILPGKKLMGHTYLTETPYGFPLVTGRLLEGEERAMPIVSRAKKRAQGLEKELLMVDTAAGTSNTVSKALEDSRLIIAVTEPTPLGIHDGELILKLAKLMDIPAMVVVNRSDLGDVAKVREIAGRYGAEVIAEIPYSENIIRSYVEGRPIVLTDYPEAELFREIASRVVEFLGGGE from the coding sequence TTGCAGATAGCGGTGAGCGGTGGAAAAGGAGGGACTGGAAAGTCCACGGTCGCAATTAACCTGGCGATAGCGCTCAGGGAGCGCTACGACCTTGTCTTGGCGGATCTCGATGTCGAGGCTCCGAACGACCACCTCCTCCTCGGCGTGGAGCTGGCCAACGAAGAGCCGGTTGAACTGTTCATGCCGCGCTTCGACTATCAGAAGTGCACCCGCTGCAGGAAGTGCGCCGAAGTCTGCGAGGAGCATGCAATAATAACCATGCGCGACGGGACGCCATTCCTCATGCCGAATCTCTGCTCCGGCTGCGCCGCCTGTGAGATAGTCTGCCCGGTTCCGGGGGCGATTCTGCCGGGCAAGAAGCTGATGGGGCACACCTACCTTACGGAGACCCCCTACGGCTTCCCGCTCGTCACGGGAAGGCTCCTCGAGGGCGAGGAGAGGGCGATGCCGATAGTTTCCAGGGCAAAGAAGCGCGCCCAGGGGCTTGAGAAGGAGCTTTTGATGGTTGACACCGCCGCGGGGACGAGCAACACCGTCTCAAAGGCCCTTGAGGACTCGAGGCTCATCATAGCCGTCACCGAGCCGACACCCCTCGGCATCCACGACGGCGAACTGATTCTAAAACTTGCGAAGCTGATGGACATCCCGGCGATGGTCGTCGTGAACCGCTCGGACCTCGGCGACGTGGCTAAGGTGCGCGAGATTGCCGGGAGGTACGGTGCGGAGGTAATCGCGGAGATTCCGTACAGCGAGAACATCATAAGGAGCTACGTTGAGGGGAGGCCTATAGTTCTGACGGATTATCCCGAGGCGGAGCTCTTCAGGGAGATTGCTTCCAGGGTCGTTGAGTTCCTCGGAGGTGGTGAGTGA
- a CDS encoding nuclear hormone receptor family protein, with protein MRLWHGRVPIEKADEYEKFLVERAVPDYGSVKGLLKLYFTRKDEGDVAHFLLVTIWDSMESIKRFAGENPEIAKYYPEDDDFLLEKEKYVQHYRIFYEG; from the coding sequence ATGAGGCTCTGGCATGGAAGGGTACCGATCGAAAAGGCGGACGAGTACGAAAAGTTCCTCGTCGAAAGGGCGGTTCCGGACTACGGCTCCGTTAAGGGCCTTCTAAAGCTCTACTTCACGAGGAAAGACGAAGGCGATGTTGCCCACTTCCTCCTCGTCACGATATGGGATTCAATGGAGTCGATCAAGAGGTTCGCCGGTGAGAACCCCGAGATAGCGAAGTATTACCCCGAGGACGACGACTTTCTGCTGGAGAAGGAGAAGTACGTCCAGCACTACAGGATCTTCTACGAAGGGTGA
- the tsaA gene encoding tRNA (N6-threonylcarbamoyladenosine(37)-N6)-methyltransferase TrmO yields MKEVTYHVIGIIHSPFKEPKGVPIQPSAARGVRGTVEVFPEYLPGLKDIEGFSHIILIYHFHLAKPGRLLVRPYMDEEEHGVFATRAPSRPNPIGISIVRLIGVEGNVLHIEDVDIVDGTPLLDIKPYVPEFDIRDVERTGWLERNVHKLPEARDDGRFAGK; encoded by the coding sequence GTGAAGGAAGTAACATACCACGTTATTGGAATCATCCACAGCCCGTTCAAGGAGCCGAAGGGCGTTCCAATACAGCCTTCAGCCGCCAGAGGAGTCAGAGGAACCGTTGAGGTTTTCCCGGAATACTTGCCAGGACTGAAGGACATCGAAGGGTTCTCGCACATCATCCTGATCTACCACTTCCACCTCGCAAAGCCGGGGAGACTTCTCGTTAGGCCCTATATGGATGAAGAGGAACACGGAGTTTTCGCCACCCGCGCCCCCAGCAGGCCGAACCCGATAGGCATCTCGATAGTGAGACTCATAGGCGTTGAGGGCAACGTGCTCCACATCGAAGACGTTGACATCGTTGACGGAACACCGCTGCTTGACATAAAGCCGTACGTGCCGGAGTTCGACATCAGGGACGTTGAGAGAACAGGCTGGCTGGAGCGAAACGTTCACAAGCTCCCAGAGGCCAGAGACGACGGCAGGTTTGCAGGGAAATAA
- a CDS encoding DUF2250 domain-containing protein yields MSGGNTRKERAGSYRGFELLPVHLYVLTHLKRAGVDYAKMMAKMSGLPLELITDAIGDLLEVGLIERDPGSAIKRSRARFKKAFEVHKHHTYYRLSREGELFVRSIDGKWVERYFNALLSNGWKIVGALAESRDTKEAGRKVSIDDETLEELRVLRFVTEKGRKTEFFRRLWKFLGI; encoded by the coding sequence ATGAGTGGCGGGAATACGCGAAAAGAACGGGCAGGTTCCTACCGAGGATTTGAGCTCCTTCCGGTTCACCTCTACGTCCTGACCCACCTGAAAAGGGCGGGCGTTGATTACGCGAAGATGATGGCAAAGATGAGCGGCCTTCCGCTTGAACTCATAACGGATGCAATCGGCGACCTCCTTGAAGTTGGATTAATTGAGAGGGACCCAGGGAGCGCGATAAAAAGGAGCAGGGCGCGCTTCAAGAAGGCCTTCGAGGTGCACAAGCACCACACCTACTACCGCCTCTCCAGAGAGGGTGAGCTCTTCGTCCGTTCAATTGATGGGAAATGGGTGGAGAGGTATTTTAACGCGCTCCTTTCAAACGGGTGGAAGATCGTCGGAGCACTCGCCGAAAGCAGGGATACAAAGGAAGCGGGCAGAAAGGTAAGCATTGACGACGAGACCCTCGAAGAGCTAAGGGTTCTCCGCTTCGTTACGGAAAAGGGCAGGAAGACGGAGTTCTTCAGGCGGCTGTGGAAATTCCTCGGGATTTAA
- a CDS encoding NifB/NifX family molybdenum-iron cluster-binding protein, whose protein sequence is MRIAVPTNGGGLEDTVAPVFARAPAFLIADVDENGNVTNSKVIQNGAAMAGGGAGPMAVQTLINEGVEAVIAPQVGPNALGAIQAAGIKLYQVAPGTPVEEAIKAVVSGSVGQFTAPVPPAPTAPTTPAPAYGPYPATPTYPAYPAYGYGFGPGRGWGRGGGWGRGRGFGRGWGRGGRGWGARLGYCPWTGQPSRRTLRWLYGWW, encoded by the coding sequence ATGAGAATCGCGGTACCCACCAACGGAGGGGGACTCGAGGACACAGTTGCCCCTGTATTTGCCAGAGCACCTGCGTTCCTCATAGCGGACGTTGACGAAAACGGCAACGTCACCAACAGCAAGGTCATCCAGAACGGTGCCGCCATGGCAGGTGGCGGAGCCGGACCAATGGCCGTCCAGACCCTCATCAACGAGGGCGTCGAAGCGGTGATAGCCCCGCAGGTCGGTCCCAACGCCCTTGGGGCCATACAGGCCGCAGGAATAAAGCTCTACCAGGTCGCACCTGGGACTCCAGTTGAGGAGGCCATAAAGGCCGTCGTCAGCGGAAGCGTTGGCCAGTTCACGGCACCAGTGCCGCCGGCTCCAACAGCCCCGACAACGCCGGCTCCCGCATATGGCCCGTACCCGGCGACGCCCACATACCCGGCCTATCCAGCTTACGGCTACGGCTTTGGCCCGGGCAGAGGCTGGGGTCGCGGTGGCGGCTGGGGAAGAGGAAGAGGCTTCGGCCGTGGATGGGGCAGGGGAGGAAGAGGCTGGGGAGCCAGACTCGGCTACTGCCCATGGACCGGCCAGCCCAGCAGGAGAACCCTTCGCTGGCTCTACGGCTGGTGGTGA
- a CDS encoding NifB/NifX family molybdenum-iron cluster-binding protein — protein MRIIVSTVTGGLDDRVNQAFGRTPTFTIVDVENGEITNVQVVQNPGYSQPRGAGVTAAQFCIDQGAKVVIAGQFGPNSSGVLQAAGIRMVSAPATMRVREAVEAFLRGELTQAVFGPEGGAGGGMGRGMGRGMGRGRGMGRGMGGGRGGGRGGW, from the coding sequence ATGAGGATCATAGTCTCAACAGTAACCGGCGGTCTCGATGACAGGGTAAACCAGGCTTTTGGGAGGACGCCAACCTTTACGATAGTTGACGTCGAAAACGGGGAAATAACCAACGTTCAGGTCGTCCAGAACCCCGGCTACAGCCAGCCGAGGGGAGCCGGAGTTACCGCGGCGCAGTTCTGCATAGACCAGGGAGCAAAGGTTGTTATAGCCGGTCAGTTCGGACCAAACTCCTCCGGAGTACTCCAGGCCGCAGGCATAAGGATGGTCTCGGCCCCGGCTACGATGAGGGTTAGGGAAGCGGTCGAAGCCTTCCTGAGGGGCGAGCTCACCCAGGCCGTTTTCGGCCCCGAAGGAGGAGCCGGCGGAGGAATGGGAAGAGGTATGGGACGCGGCATGGGAAGAGGCAGAGGTATGGGCCGTGGAATGGGCGGCGGCCGCGGTGGAGGAAGGGGTGGCTGGTGA
- a CDS encoding methyltransferase family protein, with translation MRFLGIVPKVSFFAVPYAVLAFYFNSRLNFSFARFPAIGVILLTAGIALWLLCYRQVSRAYRRGELLTTGCYSRVRHSIYSIWGFLIVPGFSLAIGGFMLGLPLVYWLALVRFIGEEEEALEERFGDEWREYAKRTGRFLPRI, from the coding sequence ATGAGGTTCCTTGGGATAGTCCCCAAGGTTTCCTTTTTCGCGGTTCCCTACGCGGTTTTGGCCTTCTACTTCAATTCGAGGCTCAACTTCTCTTTTGCCAGGTTTCCGGCCATTGGGGTTATCCTCCTCACTGCAGGCATAGCTCTCTGGCTCCTCTGCTACCGGCAGGTTTCGAGGGCCTACCGAAGGGGCGAGCTGCTCACAACGGGCTGCTACTCCAGAGTCCGCCACTCTATCTACTCAATCTGGGGCTTTCTTATAGTGCCAGGCTTCTCACTTGCCATCGGAGGCTTTATGCTGGGTCTGCCACTCGTCTACTGGCTCGCGCTGGTGAGGTTTATAGGGGAAGAAGAGGAGGCACTTGAGGAGAGGTTCGGCGATGAGTGGCGGGAATACGCGAAAAGAACGGGCAGGTTCCTACCGAGGATTTGA
- a CDS encoding DUF998 domain-containing protein, with protein MKRSQLWAGILSPPIALGGIGVAILINRSWWRLTDNAISDLGKVGLPYNWVMNVPLFVSAALAIYYASGLFEEFKNPVFNLGIGVFILGLAFLAGIAVFPEGTWPHYHVSWGFFLAGSLGYLIAGVGLWLEGLKKFGAFTGLLFTAEVLLARWAFKTFNGVAIAEFVGIFAMMTWHYALLWGVVRPKRLGKA; from the coding sequence ATGAAAAGGAGCCAGCTGTGGGCTGGCATTCTTTCTCCTCCAATTGCCCTCGGCGGGATAGGTGTGGCAATCCTGATTAACCGCTCCTGGTGGAGACTCACGGACAACGCGATAAGCGACCTGGGAAAGGTCGGTCTTCCGTACAACTGGGTAATGAACGTTCCGCTGTTCGTATCCGCGGCTCTCGCCATCTATTATGCGAGTGGCCTCTTCGAGGAGTTTAAAAATCCCGTCTTCAACCTTGGAATCGGCGTTTTCATTCTTGGACTGGCCTTTCTGGCTGGAATAGCGGTCTTTCCGGAGGGAACTTGGCCACACTACCACGTCAGCTGGGGCTTCTTCCTGGCCGGGAGCCTCGGATACCTGATAGCCGGAGTGGGTCTGTGGCTCGAAGGTCTGAAGAAATTTGGAGCCTTCACAGGCCTGCTCTTCACCGCAGAAGTTCTCCTCGCGAGGTGGGCATTTAAGACCTTCAATGGCGTTGCGATTGCCGAGTTCGTTGGAATCTTCGCCATGATGACATGGCATTACGCGCTGCTGTGGGGCGTAGTCCGGCCAAAAAGGTTAGGAAAGGCTTAG
- a CDS encoding sodium/proline symporter, with protein MTTGYEMLKEPAAFIAFLFTLLLPIFVGFYAMRRTRTEEDFFVGGRAMDKITVALSAVSSGRSSWLVLAVSGMAYKMGTAAVWAVVGYITAEMLQFVYMGIRMRRFSEKFNVITVPDFYEARFRDTAKIVRLVVSIIIVIFLTSYVGAQFNAGAKTLSASLGISIFWGLMISVFMIVIYMVLGGFVAVAYNDVIRAVIMIIGLTVLPVVAVAHVGGVGMILDTLHALDPKLVDPWAFGAGVVIGFLGIGLGSPGQPHILVRYMSIDDPDRLRQSTVIGTFWNVVMAWGAVFIGLAGRAMYPDVAALPNESAEMIYPLLSAQFFNPVIYGILMGGIFAAILSTADSQLLVVSSTIVKDFYQEIIRKGEPLAEEVALRISRITVFVIGILAAIMAYFAKEIIFWFVLFAWGGLGASIGPTLILSLYWKRTTKWGVVAGMVVGTLTTIIWKLYLKASTGIYELVPAFAFALLATIVVSLLTKPPEDVEEIMKAMK; from the coding sequence ATGACCACTGGTTACGAAATGCTCAAAGAACCTGCGGCGTTTATAGCGTTCCTGTTTACCCTGCTGTTGCCAATATTCGTTGGATTCTATGCGATGCGGAGGACAAGAACCGAGGAGGACTTCTTCGTAGGCGGTAGGGCAATGGACAAAATTACCGTTGCCCTCTCTGCCGTATCCTCCGGAAGGTCGAGCTGGCTCGTTCTGGCCGTCAGCGGAATGGCCTACAAGATGGGAACCGCCGCGGTGTGGGCGGTGGTAGGGTACATAACGGCTGAGATGCTCCAGTTCGTTTACATGGGTATCCGCATGAGGAGATTCTCCGAGAAGTTCAACGTGATAACGGTACCGGACTTCTACGAGGCGCGCTTCAGGGACACGGCGAAAATAGTCCGCCTGGTGGTCTCGATAATCATAGTCATCTTCCTCACCTCGTACGTCGGAGCCCAGTTCAATGCAGGCGCTAAAACCCTCAGCGCTTCCCTTGGAATCAGTATCTTCTGGGGATTGATGATATCGGTGTTCATGATTGTCATCTACATGGTACTTGGCGGATTCGTTGCCGTAGCCTACAACGATGTCATCAGAGCGGTGATAATGATAATCGGTCTCACCGTTCTTCCCGTTGTGGCGGTGGCCCACGTCGGTGGTGTTGGGATGATTCTTGACACGCTCCATGCCCTCGACCCAAAGCTCGTTGATCCCTGGGCTTTCGGTGCCGGAGTTGTCATAGGCTTCCTTGGGATCGGTCTTGGCTCACCGGGCCAGCCCCACATACTCGTCCGTTATATGTCTATCGATGACCCTGATAGGCTTAGGCAGTCCACGGTCATCGGTACATTCTGGAACGTTGTCATGGCGTGGGGTGCTGTCTTCATAGGTCTCGCCGGAAGAGCTATGTACCCTGATGTTGCCGCGCTTCCCAACGAGAGCGCCGAGATGATATATCCGCTCCTCAGCGCCCAGTTCTTCAACCCGGTCATATACGGGATCCTCATGGGCGGAATCTTTGCGGCCATACTCTCAACGGCCGACTCCCAGCTCCTCGTTGTCTCTTCGACCATCGTCAAGGACTTCTACCAGGAGATTATCAGAAAAGGCGAACCTCTGGCCGAGGAAGTGGCCCTGAGGATAAGTAGGATAACCGTTTTTGTCATAGGAATCCTCGCAGCGATTATGGCGTACTTTGCGAAGGAGATTATATTCTGGTTCGTGCTCTTCGCATGGGGGGGTCTGGGAGCTTCAATCGGCCCGACACTGATACTCTCGCTCTACTGGAAAAGGACAACCAAGTGGGGCGTTGTTGCAGGGATGGTCGTGGGGACCCTAACCACCATTATCTGGAAGCTCTACCTCAAGGCAAGCACCGGCATCTACGAGCTCGTCCCGGCCTTTGCCTTCGCCCTGCTGGCGACGATAGTTGTAAGCCTCCTTACTAAGCCGCCGGAGGATGTTGAGGAGATAATGAAGGCTATGAAATGA
- a CDS encoding NifB/NifX family molybdenum-iron cluster-binding protein has product MRCLKVAFGMESDETLIDAHYGDSEFFAIYEVCEDGSVKLLEKRHNKAKDFEEEDDGHGDPRKFKAVVSQLLDVDVLAAFRMGPNFLRIRDKTNKVAFFTRTRDLKLALQRLIENFDDLWEQVQAKKAEKPPIEE; this is encoded by the coding sequence ATGAGGTGCCTGAAGGTCGCGTTTGGAATGGAGAGCGATGAGACGCTCATAGATGCCCACTACGGGGATTCGGAGTTCTTCGCGATATACGAGGTCTGCGAGGATGGGAGCGTTAAGTTACTCGAAAAGAGACACAACAAGGCCAAGGACTTCGAGGAAGAGGACGATGGCCACGGCGACCCCAGGAAGTTCAAGGCCGTCGTGAGCCAGCTCCTCGACGTTGACGTTCTCGCTGCCTTCAGAATGGGGCCGAACTTTTTGCGCATAAGGGACAAAACCAACAAGGTGGCCTTCTTCACGAGGACGAGGGACTTAAAGCTCGCCCTCCAGAGGCTCATCGAGAACTTCGACGACCTCTGGGAGCAGGTTCAGGCCAAGAAGGCCGAAAAGCCGCCGATAGAGGAGTGA
- a CDS encoding PPC domain-containing DNA-binding protein — translation MRFSRGRNFLFRVPEGEELLKFINEFARRNNVLIGTVSAIGSLKNPKIGYFDEDAGEYKVIELTGTYELVSLAGNISVKDGEPFAHIHVALGDSDGMLYGGHLIEGEVFVAEVFMQELLGELLERKPQENGLALWDEASL, via the coding sequence GTGAGGTTCTCGAGGGGCAGGAACTTCCTGTTCAGGGTTCCCGAGGGGGAGGAGCTCCTGAAGTTCATAAACGAATTCGCAAGGAGAAACAACGTCCTGATCGGGACTGTCAGTGCCATCGGGAGTCTGAAGAACCCGAAAATAGGCTACTTCGATGAGGATGCTGGTGAGTACAAGGTCATTGAGCTGACCGGCACCTATGAGCTGGTCTCCCTCGCGGGTAACATAAGCGTTAAGGACGGGGAGCCTTTCGCCCACATCCACGTTGCCCTGGGCGACTCCGACGGCATGCTCTACGGCGGGCACCTCATTGAGGGTGAGGTCTTCGTGGCGGAGGTCTTCATGCAGGAGCTCCTTGGAGAGCTGCTTGAAAGGAAGCCTCAGGAGAACGGACTGGCGCTGTGGGATGAGGCGAGCCTCTAA